The proteins below are encoded in one region of Epinephelus lanceolatus isolate andai-2023 chromosome 7, ASM4190304v1, whole genome shotgun sequence:
- the LOC117261085 gene encoding cytoplasmic polyadenylation element-binding protein 4-like isoform X1, translating to MGDYGFGVLVKNSSGNKSAFPVRIPPHLQPQHPHHPSNPPSPPSFVNNTCSTNGGSAWLFPAVAQHSNMQDEILESDKSKALDLQDMQEKSQVQAQPQALSPGQQEAGGGLGELEGALPEDSPLEKGSLESSGGKEKLRMESPVLSGFDYQDSLGMGTSCAQSTSSSSSLTSFNNWSPAVPSTQSPVVGEDVGGFFGPAGSNANGPPLLFQNFSHHAGPGFGAGGSFSPQIGPVSQHHPPTPHPQHYHPHGQGVPQQHRRSPASPHPPQPSFPPHPHRTGPFTQLPHLTPAQSKPPSPWGSYQSPSTPTSTSWSPGGYGGWGGTQGVREYRRGVGGGMTGLNSISPLKKSFPNNQVPSQKFPRNSSGFNHKGWVEDSMSRSDSVYPFQVSRSQQERTRSFDGFSMHSLENSLIDIMRAEQDSLKGRYSFSHQGGDGPLPMNARSYGRRRGHSSLFPMEDERSFGEDESGDQGLAGLGSAHCFPHLNGERVERYSRKVFVGGLPPDIDEDEITASFRRFGHLFVDWPHKAESKSYFPPKGYAFLLFQDESSVQALIDACIQEDGKLYLCVSSPTIKDKPVQIRPWNLNDSDFVMDGSQPLDPRKTIFVGGVPRPLRAVELAMIMDRLYGGVCYAGIDTDPELKYPKGAGRVAFSNQQSYIAAISARFVQLQHGEIDKRVEVKPYVLDDQLCDECQGTRCGGKFAPFFCANVTCLQYYCEYCWAAIHSRAGREFHKPLVKEGGDRPRHISFRWN from the exons ATGGGGGACTACGGGTTTGGAGTTCTGGTGAAGAACAGCAGCGGTAACAAATCTGCTTTCCCTGTAAGGATCCCTCCTCACCTCCAACCCCAGCACCCACACCACCCCTCCAACCCCCCCAGCCCCCCTTCCTTCGTAAACAACACCTGCTCCACCAATGGGGGCAGTGCTTGGCTGTTCCCTGCCGTAGCCCAACACAGTAACATGCAAGATGAGATTCTGGAGTCAGACAAGTCCAAGGCCTTGGACCTCCAGGACATGCAGGAGAAGTCTCAGGTCCAGGCCCAGCCTCAGGCCTTGTCCCCGGGCCAGCAGGAGGCTGGGGGAGGACTAGGAGAGCTTGAGGGAGCTCTTCCTGAAGACAGCCCTTTGGAGAAGGGTTCTCTGGAGAGCAGTGGTGGAAAGGAGAAGCTGAGGATGGAGTCCCCTGTGCTCAGTGGGTTCGACTACCAGGACAGCCTGGGAATGGGTACAAGCTGTGCAcagtccacctcctcctcatcctcgcTGACCAGCTTTAACAACTGGTCCCCTGCTGTCCCATCCACCCAGTCTCCAGTGGTTGGGGAAGACGTCGGTGGGTTCTTCGGCCCGGCTGGCTCTAACGCCAACGGACCTCCCCTGCTGTTCCAGAACTTCTCCCACCATGCCGGCCCTGGCTTTGGAGCCGGAGGTAGTTTCTCCCCGCAAATTGGACCAGTCTCCCAGCACCACCCACCCACACCTCACCCCCAGCACTACCACCCCCATGGTCAGGGGGTCCCACAGCAGCACCGGCGCTCTCCAGCTAGCCCTCATCCACCCCAGCCCTCCTTCCCTCCACATCCCCATCGCACAGGACCGTTCACCCAGCTGCCCCACCTCACTCCTGCCCAGAGCAAACCCCCTTCACCTTGGGGAAGCTACCAGAGCCCCTCCACTCCCACATCCACGTCCTGGAGCCCCGGTGGGTATGGTGGCTGGGGAGGCACGCAGGGGGTTCGAGAGTACAGGCGGGGGGTAGGTGGAGGGATGACGGGTCTTAACTCCATCTCTCCACTGAAGAAGTCCTTCCCCAACAACCAG GTTCCTTCTCAGAAGTTCCCCAGAAATAGCTCTGGTTTTAATCACAAGGGCTGGGTGGAGGACAGCATGAGTCGCAGTGACAGTGTCTACCCTTTCCAGGTGAGCAGATCACAG CAGGAGAGAACACGGTCCTTTGATGGTTTCAGTATGCACTCTCTGGAGAACTCTCTGATTGACATTATGAGGGCTGAGCAGGATTCCTTGAAAG GACGCTACAGCTTCTCTCACCAGGGTGGAGACGGGCCTCTACCTATGAATG CAAGAAGTTATGGCAGAAGACGAG GTCACTCGTCTCTGTTTCCCATGGAGGATGAGCGCTCCTTCGGAGAAGATGAGTCTGGTGACCAGGGGCTCGCTGGCCTAGGTTCAGCCCACTGTTTCCCACACCTCAATGGTGAACGTGTGGAGCGATATTCGCGCAAAGTGTTTGTTGGAGGGCTGCCCCCAGACATAGATGAAG ATGAAATTACTGCCAGTTTCCGCCGATTTGGTCACCTGTTTGTTGACTGGCCTCACAAGGCAGAGAGCAAGTCCTATTTCCCACCAAAAG GATATGCATTCCTACTGTTTCAAGATGAGAGCTCTGTTCAGGCCCTGATTGATGCCTGCATTCAGGAGGATGGCAAGCTTTACCTGTGTGTCTCCAGTCCCACCATCAAAGACAAGCCT GTTCAGATCCGGCCCTGGAACCTAAACGACAGTGACTTTGTAATGGATGGCTCTCAGCCATTAGACCCGAGGAAAACTATCTTTGTAGGAGGTGTCCCTCGTCCCCTTCGTGCAG TGGAGCTCGCCATGATCATGGACCGTCTGTATGGTGGAGTCTGTTATGCTGGGATTGACACAGACCCCGAACTCAAGTATCCAAAAGGGGCGGGGCGAGTAGCCTTCTCCAATCAGCAAAGCTACATTGCAGCCATTAGTGCCCGATTCGTTCAACTGCAGCATGGGGAGATTGATAAACGG gTGGAAGTGaagccatatgttctggacgaCCAGCTGTGTGATGAGTGCCAGGGCACCCGCTGCGGGGGGAAGTTTGCTCCTTTCTTCTGCGCCAATGTGACCTGTCTGCAGTACTACTGCGAATACTGCTGGGCGGCCATCCACTCCCGGGCCGGCCGTGAGTTCCACAAGCCGCTggtgaaggagggaggggatCGACCACGACACATCTCCTTCCGCTGGAACTGA
- the LOC117261085 gene encoding cytoplasmic polyadenylation element-binding protein 4-like isoform X5: protein MGDYGFGVLVKNSSGNKSAFPVRIPPHLQPQHPHHPSNPPSPPSFVNNTCSTNGGSAWLFPAVAQHSNMQDEILESDKSKALDLQDMQEKSQVQAQPQALSPGQQEAGGGLGELEGALPEDSPLEKGSLESSGGKEKLRMESPVLSGFDYQDSLGMGTSCAQSTSSSSSLTSFNNWSPAVPSTQSPVVGEDVGGFFGPAGSNANGPPLLFQNFSHHAGPGFGAGGSFSPQIGPVSQHHPPTPHPQHYHPHGQGVPQQHRRSPASPHPPQPSFPPHPHRTGPFTQLPHLTPAQSKPPSPWGSYQSPSTPTSTSWSPGGYGGWGGTQGVREYRRGVGGGMTGLNSISPLKKSFPNNQVPSQKFPRNSSGFNHKGWVEDSMSRSDSVYPFQVSRSQQERTRSFDGFSMHSLENSLIDIMRAEQDSLKGRYSFSHQGGDGPLPMNGHSSLFPMEDERSFGEDESGDQGLAGLGSAHCFPHLNGERVERYSRKVFVGGLPPDIDEDEITASFRRFGHLFVDWPHKAESKSYFPPKGYAFLLFQDESSVQALIDACIQEDGKLYLCVSSPTIKDKPVQIRPWNLNDSDFVMDGSQPLDPRKTIFVGGVPRPLRAVELAMIMDRLYGGVCYAGIDTDPELKYPKGAGRVAFSNQQSYIAAISARFVQLQHGEIDKRVEVKPYVLDDQLCDECQGTRCGGKFAPFFCANVTCLQYYCEYCWAAIHSRAGREFHKPLVKEGGDRPRHISFRWN, encoded by the exons ATGGGGGACTACGGGTTTGGAGTTCTGGTGAAGAACAGCAGCGGTAACAAATCTGCTTTCCCTGTAAGGATCCCTCCTCACCTCCAACCCCAGCACCCACACCACCCCTCCAACCCCCCCAGCCCCCCTTCCTTCGTAAACAACACCTGCTCCACCAATGGGGGCAGTGCTTGGCTGTTCCCTGCCGTAGCCCAACACAGTAACATGCAAGATGAGATTCTGGAGTCAGACAAGTCCAAGGCCTTGGACCTCCAGGACATGCAGGAGAAGTCTCAGGTCCAGGCCCAGCCTCAGGCCTTGTCCCCGGGCCAGCAGGAGGCTGGGGGAGGACTAGGAGAGCTTGAGGGAGCTCTTCCTGAAGACAGCCCTTTGGAGAAGGGTTCTCTGGAGAGCAGTGGTGGAAAGGAGAAGCTGAGGATGGAGTCCCCTGTGCTCAGTGGGTTCGACTACCAGGACAGCCTGGGAATGGGTACAAGCTGTGCAcagtccacctcctcctcatcctcgcTGACCAGCTTTAACAACTGGTCCCCTGCTGTCCCATCCACCCAGTCTCCAGTGGTTGGGGAAGACGTCGGTGGGTTCTTCGGCCCGGCTGGCTCTAACGCCAACGGACCTCCCCTGCTGTTCCAGAACTTCTCCCACCATGCCGGCCCTGGCTTTGGAGCCGGAGGTAGTTTCTCCCCGCAAATTGGACCAGTCTCCCAGCACCACCCACCCACACCTCACCCCCAGCACTACCACCCCCATGGTCAGGGGGTCCCACAGCAGCACCGGCGCTCTCCAGCTAGCCCTCATCCACCCCAGCCCTCCTTCCCTCCACATCCCCATCGCACAGGACCGTTCACCCAGCTGCCCCACCTCACTCCTGCCCAGAGCAAACCCCCTTCACCTTGGGGAAGCTACCAGAGCCCCTCCACTCCCACATCCACGTCCTGGAGCCCCGGTGGGTATGGTGGCTGGGGAGGCACGCAGGGGGTTCGAGAGTACAGGCGGGGGGTAGGTGGAGGGATGACGGGTCTTAACTCCATCTCTCCACTGAAGAAGTCCTTCCCCAACAACCAG GTTCCTTCTCAGAAGTTCCCCAGAAATAGCTCTGGTTTTAATCACAAGGGCTGGGTGGAGGACAGCATGAGTCGCAGTGACAGTGTCTACCCTTTCCAGGTGAGCAGATCACAG CAGGAGAGAACACGGTCCTTTGATGGTTTCAGTATGCACTCTCTGGAGAACTCTCTGATTGACATTATGAGGGCTGAGCAGGATTCCTTGAAAG GACGCTACAGCTTCTCTCACCAGGGTGGAGACGGGCCTCTACCTATGAATG GTCACTCGTCTCTGTTTCCCATGGAGGATGAGCGCTCCTTCGGAGAAGATGAGTCTGGTGACCAGGGGCTCGCTGGCCTAGGTTCAGCCCACTGTTTCCCACACCTCAATGGTGAACGTGTGGAGCGATATTCGCGCAAAGTGTTTGTTGGAGGGCTGCCCCCAGACATAGATGAAG ATGAAATTACTGCCAGTTTCCGCCGATTTGGTCACCTGTTTGTTGACTGGCCTCACAAGGCAGAGAGCAAGTCCTATTTCCCACCAAAAG GATATGCATTCCTACTGTTTCAAGATGAGAGCTCTGTTCAGGCCCTGATTGATGCCTGCATTCAGGAGGATGGCAAGCTTTACCTGTGTGTCTCCAGTCCCACCATCAAAGACAAGCCT GTTCAGATCCGGCCCTGGAACCTAAACGACAGTGACTTTGTAATGGATGGCTCTCAGCCATTAGACCCGAGGAAAACTATCTTTGTAGGAGGTGTCCCTCGTCCCCTTCGTGCAG TGGAGCTCGCCATGATCATGGACCGTCTGTATGGTGGAGTCTGTTATGCTGGGATTGACACAGACCCCGAACTCAAGTATCCAAAAGGGGCGGGGCGAGTAGCCTTCTCCAATCAGCAAAGCTACATTGCAGCCATTAGTGCCCGATTCGTTCAACTGCAGCATGGGGAGATTGATAAACGG gTGGAAGTGaagccatatgttctggacgaCCAGCTGTGTGATGAGTGCCAGGGCACCCGCTGCGGGGGGAAGTTTGCTCCTTTCTTCTGCGCCAATGTGACCTGTCTGCAGTACTACTGCGAATACTGCTGGGCGGCCATCCACTCCCGGGCCGGCCGTGAGTTCCACAAGCCGCTggtgaaggagggaggggatCGACCACGACACATCTCCTTCCGCTGGAACTGA
- the LOC117261085 gene encoding cytoplasmic polyadenylation element-binding protein 4-like isoform X2: MGDYGFGVLVKNSSGNKSAFPVRIPPHLQPQHPHHPSNPPSPPSFVNNTCSTNGGSAWLFPAVAQHSNMQDEILESDKSKALDLQDMQEKSQVQAQPQALSPGQQEAGGGLGELEGALPEDSPLEKGSLESSGGKEKLRMESPVLSGFDYQDSLGMGTSCAQSTSSSSSLTSFNNWSPAVPSTQSPVVGEDVGGFFGPAGSNANGPPLLFQNFSHHAGPGFGAGGSFSPQIGPVSQHHPPTPHPQHYHPHGQGVPQQHRRSPASPHPPQPSFPPHPHRTGPFTQLPHLTPAQSKPPSPWGSYQSPSTPTSTSWSPGGYGGWGGTQGVREYRRGVGGGMTGLNSISPLKKSFPNNQVPSQKFPRNSSGFNHKGWVEDSMSRSDSVYPFQVSRSQERTRSFDGFSMHSLENSLIDIMRAEQDSLKGRYSFSHQGGDGPLPMNARSYGRRRGHSSLFPMEDERSFGEDESGDQGLAGLGSAHCFPHLNGERVERYSRKVFVGGLPPDIDEDEITASFRRFGHLFVDWPHKAESKSYFPPKGYAFLLFQDESSVQALIDACIQEDGKLYLCVSSPTIKDKPVQIRPWNLNDSDFVMDGSQPLDPRKTIFVGGVPRPLRAVELAMIMDRLYGGVCYAGIDTDPELKYPKGAGRVAFSNQQSYIAAISARFVQLQHGEIDKRVEVKPYVLDDQLCDECQGTRCGGKFAPFFCANVTCLQYYCEYCWAAIHSRAGREFHKPLVKEGGDRPRHISFRWN; this comes from the exons ATGGGGGACTACGGGTTTGGAGTTCTGGTGAAGAACAGCAGCGGTAACAAATCTGCTTTCCCTGTAAGGATCCCTCCTCACCTCCAACCCCAGCACCCACACCACCCCTCCAACCCCCCCAGCCCCCCTTCCTTCGTAAACAACACCTGCTCCACCAATGGGGGCAGTGCTTGGCTGTTCCCTGCCGTAGCCCAACACAGTAACATGCAAGATGAGATTCTGGAGTCAGACAAGTCCAAGGCCTTGGACCTCCAGGACATGCAGGAGAAGTCTCAGGTCCAGGCCCAGCCTCAGGCCTTGTCCCCGGGCCAGCAGGAGGCTGGGGGAGGACTAGGAGAGCTTGAGGGAGCTCTTCCTGAAGACAGCCCTTTGGAGAAGGGTTCTCTGGAGAGCAGTGGTGGAAAGGAGAAGCTGAGGATGGAGTCCCCTGTGCTCAGTGGGTTCGACTACCAGGACAGCCTGGGAATGGGTACAAGCTGTGCAcagtccacctcctcctcatcctcgcTGACCAGCTTTAACAACTGGTCCCCTGCTGTCCCATCCACCCAGTCTCCAGTGGTTGGGGAAGACGTCGGTGGGTTCTTCGGCCCGGCTGGCTCTAACGCCAACGGACCTCCCCTGCTGTTCCAGAACTTCTCCCACCATGCCGGCCCTGGCTTTGGAGCCGGAGGTAGTTTCTCCCCGCAAATTGGACCAGTCTCCCAGCACCACCCACCCACACCTCACCCCCAGCACTACCACCCCCATGGTCAGGGGGTCCCACAGCAGCACCGGCGCTCTCCAGCTAGCCCTCATCCACCCCAGCCCTCCTTCCCTCCACATCCCCATCGCACAGGACCGTTCACCCAGCTGCCCCACCTCACTCCTGCCCAGAGCAAACCCCCTTCACCTTGGGGAAGCTACCAGAGCCCCTCCACTCCCACATCCACGTCCTGGAGCCCCGGTGGGTATGGTGGCTGGGGAGGCACGCAGGGGGTTCGAGAGTACAGGCGGGGGGTAGGTGGAGGGATGACGGGTCTTAACTCCATCTCTCCACTGAAGAAGTCCTTCCCCAACAACCAG GTTCCTTCTCAGAAGTTCCCCAGAAATAGCTCTGGTTTTAATCACAAGGGCTGGGTGGAGGACAGCATGAGTCGCAGTGACAGTGTCTACCCTTTCCAGGTGAGCAGATCACAG GAGAGAACACGGTCCTTTGATGGTTTCAGTATGCACTCTCTGGAGAACTCTCTGATTGACATTATGAGGGCTGAGCAGGATTCCTTGAAAG GACGCTACAGCTTCTCTCACCAGGGTGGAGACGGGCCTCTACCTATGAATG CAAGAAGTTATGGCAGAAGACGAG GTCACTCGTCTCTGTTTCCCATGGAGGATGAGCGCTCCTTCGGAGAAGATGAGTCTGGTGACCAGGGGCTCGCTGGCCTAGGTTCAGCCCACTGTTTCCCACACCTCAATGGTGAACGTGTGGAGCGATATTCGCGCAAAGTGTTTGTTGGAGGGCTGCCCCCAGACATAGATGAAG ATGAAATTACTGCCAGTTTCCGCCGATTTGGTCACCTGTTTGTTGACTGGCCTCACAAGGCAGAGAGCAAGTCCTATTTCCCACCAAAAG GATATGCATTCCTACTGTTTCAAGATGAGAGCTCTGTTCAGGCCCTGATTGATGCCTGCATTCAGGAGGATGGCAAGCTTTACCTGTGTGTCTCCAGTCCCACCATCAAAGACAAGCCT GTTCAGATCCGGCCCTGGAACCTAAACGACAGTGACTTTGTAATGGATGGCTCTCAGCCATTAGACCCGAGGAAAACTATCTTTGTAGGAGGTGTCCCTCGTCCCCTTCGTGCAG TGGAGCTCGCCATGATCATGGACCGTCTGTATGGTGGAGTCTGTTATGCTGGGATTGACACAGACCCCGAACTCAAGTATCCAAAAGGGGCGGGGCGAGTAGCCTTCTCCAATCAGCAAAGCTACATTGCAGCCATTAGTGCCCGATTCGTTCAACTGCAGCATGGGGAGATTGATAAACGG gTGGAAGTGaagccatatgttctggacgaCCAGCTGTGTGATGAGTGCCAGGGCACCCGCTGCGGGGGGAAGTTTGCTCCTTTCTTCTGCGCCAATGTGACCTGTCTGCAGTACTACTGCGAATACTGCTGGGCGGCCATCCACTCCCGGGCCGGCCGTGAGTTCCACAAGCCGCTggtgaaggagggaggggatCGACCACGACACATCTCCTTCCGCTGGAACTGA
- the LOC117261085 gene encoding cytoplasmic polyadenylation element-binding protein 4-like isoform X3, translated as MGDYGFGVLVKNSSGNKSAFPVRIPPHLQPQHPHHPSNPPSPPSFVNNTCSTNGGSAWLFPAVAQHSNMQDEILESDKSKALDLQDMQEKSQVQAQPQALSPGQQEAGGGLGELEGALPEDSPLEKGSLESSGGKEKLRMESPVLSGFDYQDSLGMGTSCAQSTSSSSSLTSFNNWSPAVPSTQSPVVGEDVGGFFGPAGSNANGPPLLFQNFSHHAGPGFGAGGSFSPQIGPVSQHHPPTPHPQHYHPHGQGVPQQHRRSPASPHPPQPSFPPHPHRTGPFTQLPHLTPAQSKPPSPWGSYQSPSTPTSTSWSPGGYGGWGGTQGVREYRRGVGGGMTGLNSISPLKKSFPNNQVPSQKFPRNSSGFNHKGWVEDSMSRSDSVYPFQQERTRSFDGFSMHSLENSLIDIMRAEQDSLKGRYSFSHQGGDGPLPMNARSYGRRRGHSSLFPMEDERSFGEDESGDQGLAGLGSAHCFPHLNGERVERYSRKVFVGGLPPDIDEDEITASFRRFGHLFVDWPHKAESKSYFPPKGYAFLLFQDESSVQALIDACIQEDGKLYLCVSSPTIKDKPVQIRPWNLNDSDFVMDGSQPLDPRKTIFVGGVPRPLRAVELAMIMDRLYGGVCYAGIDTDPELKYPKGAGRVAFSNQQSYIAAISARFVQLQHGEIDKRVEVKPYVLDDQLCDECQGTRCGGKFAPFFCANVTCLQYYCEYCWAAIHSRAGREFHKPLVKEGGDRPRHISFRWN; from the exons ATGGGGGACTACGGGTTTGGAGTTCTGGTGAAGAACAGCAGCGGTAACAAATCTGCTTTCCCTGTAAGGATCCCTCCTCACCTCCAACCCCAGCACCCACACCACCCCTCCAACCCCCCCAGCCCCCCTTCCTTCGTAAACAACACCTGCTCCACCAATGGGGGCAGTGCTTGGCTGTTCCCTGCCGTAGCCCAACACAGTAACATGCAAGATGAGATTCTGGAGTCAGACAAGTCCAAGGCCTTGGACCTCCAGGACATGCAGGAGAAGTCTCAGGTCCAGGCCCAGCCTCAGGCCTTGTCCCCGGGCCAGCAGGAGGCTGGGGGAGGACTAGGAGAGCTTGAGGGAGCTCTTCCTGAAGACAGCCCTTTGGAGAAGGGTTCTCTGGAGAGCAGTGGTGGAAAGGAGAAGCTGAGGATGGAGTCCCCTGTGCTCAGTGGGTTCGACTACCAGGACAGCCTGGGAATGGGTACAAGCTGTGCAcagtccacctcctcctcatcctcgcTGACCAGCTTTAACAACTGGTCCCCTGCTGTCCCATCCACCCAGTCTCCAGTGGTTGGGGAAGACGTCGGTGGGTTCTTCGGCCCGGCTGGCTCTAACGCCAACGGACCTCCCCTGCTGTTCCAGAACTTCTCCCACCATGCCGGCCCTGGCTTTGGAGCCGGAGGTAGTTTCTCCCCGCAAATTGGACCAGTCTCCCAGCACCACCCACCCACACCTCACCCCCAGCACTACCACCCCCATGGTCAGGGGGTCCCACAGCAGCACCGGCGCTCTCCAGCTAGCCCTCATCCACCCCAGCCCTCCTTCCCTCCACATCCCCATCGCACAGGACCGTTCACCCAGCTGCCCCACCTCACTCCTGCCCAGAGCAAACCCCCTTCACCTTGGGGAAGCTACCAGAGCCCCTCCACTCCCACATCCACGTCCTGGAGCCCCGGTGGGTATGGTGGCTGGGGAGGCACGCAGGGGGTTCGAGAGTACAGGCGGGGGGTAGGTGGAGGGATGACGGGTCTTAACTCCATCTCTCCACTGAAGAAGTCCTTCCCCAACAACCAG GTTCCTTCTCAGAAGTTCCCCAGAAATAGCTCTGGTTTTAATCACAAGGGCTGGGTGGAGGACAGCATGAGTCGCAGTGACAGTGTCTACCCTTTCCAG CAGGAGAGAACACGGTCCTTTGATGGTTTCAGTATGCACTCTCTGGAGAACTCTCTGATTGACATTATGAGGGCTGAGCAGGATTCCTTGAAAG GACGCTACAGCTTCTCTCACCAGGGTGGAGACGGGCCTCTACCTATGAATG CAAGAAGTTATGGCAGAAGACGAG GTCACTCGTCTCTGTTTCCCATGGAGGATGAGCGCTCCTTCGGAGAAGATGAGTCTGGTGACCAGGGGCTCGCTGGCCTAGGTTCAGCCCACTGTTTCCCACACCTCAATGGTGAACGTGTGGAGCGATATTCGCGCAAAGTGTTTGTTGGAGGGCTGCCCCCAGACATAGATGAAG ATGAAATTACTGCCAGTTTCCGCCGATTTGGTCACCTGTTTGTTGACTGGCCTCACAAGGCAGAGAGCAAGTCCTATTTCCCACCAAAAG GATATGCATTCCTACTGTTTCAAGATGAGAGCTCTGTTCAGGCCCTGATTGATGCCTGCATTCAGGAGGATGGCAAGCTTTACCTGTGTGTCTCCAGTCCCACCATCAAAGACAAGCCT GTTCAGATCCGGCCCTGGAACCTAAACGACAGTGACTTTGTAATGGATGGCTCTCAGCCATTAGACCCGAGGAAAACTATCTTTGTAGGAGGTGTCCCTCGTCCCCTTCGTGCAG TGGAGCTCGCCATGATCATGGACCGTCTGTATGGTGGAGTCTGTTATGCTGGGATTGACACAGACCCCGAACTCAAGTATCCAAAAGGGGCGGGGCGAGTAGCCTTCTCCAATCAGCAAAGCTACATTGCAGCCATTAGTGCCCGATTCGTTCAACTGCAGCATGGGGAGATTGATAAACGG gTGGAAGTGaagccatatgttctggacgaCCAGCTGTGTGATGAGTGCCAGGGCACCCGCTGCGGGGGGAAGTTTGCTCCTTTCTTCTGCGCCAATGTGACCTGTCTGCAGTACTACTGCGAATACTGCTGGGCGGCCATCCACTCCCGGGCCGGCCGTGAGTTCCACAAGCCGCTggtgaaggagggaggggatCGACCACGACACATCTCCTTCCGCTGGAACTGA